The DNA window TGAGTTTatcccctccatctcctctgccTCCCTGTTCATCTTCTCTGAAAAGCACCTTCTGGTTTTAAAGGTTCAGATCTTCTTTTCAAAGAGGAAACATCAGTGTGAGAACCTGGAGCATCTTTACATTCAAGACAGACTTTTGCCTTACAACTCCTCTTTGAAATAACTCCTTTGTTTGATcatttatgcttttttctttccttaaactCGTATCTGCCGGACTGTGAATTAACATTATTGTCGGTCACAGCTGCTTTGCTTACTGCTTCTCAGACACTGAAATATCCCACTGCGTTCCAATGCTATCctgctgcagtgaaaaaaacatGGATTTTGTTTGTAAGTTGTTTCTGGTGGTATTAAAGCTGGAAAGGAAaacctcctccttcttcccaaaAACAGACAACAGGACCACTTTCATTAGCACCAAAAAGGGTTTTAAATGAACAGTTCCAGGGAGCTCCTTTCAAATCATAAAACGTGAATTTTACATAAAAGTGTGTTTACAAATAATTTCCGCTTTACACTCATCTCTGCCCATCACTGACCAGAAGTTATATACATACAGACTGGCTCAGCAGCTTCAACCACTTGCAAGGAGACTGCAgaatttatttaagaaataaaaataggatTTCCTGGTTCCTAGAAATTCTCTTCAGCCTGCCAGGTTCAGTTACCCGCTGGCTGCCGCAGGCTCGGGCGAGCACTAAGCTTTTGGGGAGAAGGGATACTGGGGGTGCCACCAGTCCAGGAGCCGCACGCTGTGCACGGGGTCCAGCACGACCTGCACGCCCTGGTCCAGACGAGGCTTCTTGCCGTTGCGAACTGGGGCGTCCTGGAACACCAGGCGCACGCGGTGGTGCCTCATGTCCGTGCTCACGTTGATGGTGAACTGCGGGGAGAGAGACAAGGAGGCGCTTCAGGAAATCGAAGTGATGAATAAATAGAGTTCTCAACAGTACgcttttagatattttttttttaaattcttctaaaTAAGTAACATCAAAAGTAACATCACACGGCAcatacaagagaaccatatgatcaggcccagtcaacgtgggtttatgaaaggcaggtcctgtttgaccagcctgatctccttctgtgacaaggtgacccaactagtagatgaaggaaaggctgtgggtgttgtgtacttagatttcagtaaagcctgtgacaccgtatcccacagcatctcctggagaagctgcagctcatggcctggatggtgtatctgcgatggatgAAGAGCTacctggagggctgggcccaaagatttgtggtgaatggagccaaatccagttgttGGCCGGTCACAaatggtgtccccagggctcagtattggggccagttctgtttaatctctttatcaatgatccGGATGAAGGGACTGAGTGAACCCTCAGTTTGCAGacgacaccaagttgggtgggagtgttgatgtgctggagggtgggaaggccaaaCAGAGGGgtctggaccggctggattgatgggctgaggccaattgtctgaggttcaacaaggccaagagccgggtcctgcacttgggtcacaacaaccccatgaacgctgcaggctcagggaagagcagctgcaaaaggacctgggagtgttGGTGACggcggctgaacatgagccagcgtgtgcccaggtggccaagaggccaccagcatcctggctggtaccagcactggtgtggccagcaggcccagggcagtgaccgtcctgtgctgggcactggggaggaaaaacctccaatcctgggggcagttttgggcccctcacaccaagaaaggccttgaggtgctggagcgagttgagagaagggaacggagctggggaaggggctggagcacaagtgtgatgggagcggctgagggagctgggggttcagcctggagaacaggagctgaggggagaccttctgatctctgaactgcctgaaaggagcttggagccgggggggtcgggctctgctccccaggaacaagcgccaggaccagaggaaacggcctcaagttgcgccaggggaggttgaggttggatctggggaacaatttcttccccaaagggctgtggggcattggaacaggctgcccagggcagtggtggagtcaccatccctggaggggtttaaaaggtgtttagatgaggttcttagggacatggggcagtgctggagttaggttaggttatggaTGGACTCAATGATTCCaagagtcttttccaactgaaatgattctatgattctaaattgTACAAGTCCAAGGTGTTCCAGGTGCTGGCAGAGCTACACTCTGAATTAACAGCACTGGATTCAAACTAGTTCTTTCTGACCCCAAATAATAAAGCCAGAAGCGAACCTGAAACCTACTGGCTGTTAGAGGAAGTCTGAAAGTCACCGCTCTGCTCCTCACAAAGCCAGATTGAACCTCTCATGGTCATGGGTCACTTTTGAAACCCCGACTTACGTACAGCCACGTGCGCTGCCCCGTGCTCACCACCCATCCTGCCTGAGTTCACCTGCTCCACTGCGTCTGGAGCAGAGTTTGTAGAAATTGCTTCAAAAACTGCTCTTTCTCCCAGAAATCAGGGACCACAGACACCCCAAAAGAGTTTGCCTGTATGTTTTTGCTCTCAGAATGTATGGCCGTAAGATAAGGAGATATTTTCTTGAGGAGGGAAGACCTTTTTTCACATCCTCGTCCCTTGTACCCTTCGGAGTTCTGACAACTTCTCTGCCCCCAGGTGCTGCACAACCACAGCTCCTCACAGATTCTCTACATCATCTGTATTTGCTGCAccaaggagggaagagcagaTGGAAACACAGAAGCTCAACTGAGGAGATACTCAGCATTTCCTCTGATCATTAAATTTAAGATTCCCAGAGCTGGTTTGGTGTGATTTACACAACAACGACGAGGTGTCGTCTTCATCTCCTCACAGAAACGGCACACGCCAAGTTTCCCTGGCAGGTTTCTCCAGCACTCACCAAGGTAAATGTCATACCCATGACTATTGGCACGAATATGAAGTTGAAGGTGGTGATCTGCAGCAGACAGCAATCCTGATCCGGATTTGTGTGGACTTCTTCATACTGAATCGGTGGCTGAAGACCTTTGCAACACTTGCTCTTAAATGTGGGAGACtggaaggaaagacagacttaTTGAGCTCAGCAGGAATCTACAATGAGATCTTGGCTTCTTCCCACTAGTGACCATCAGCACATTCCCACGTTTGGACAGTGTTACATCCTGGGgttgtttaaaagacatggagatgaggttcttagggacacgtgttagtgccagggttgggttaacggCTGGAgtccatgatcttaaaggtcttttccaaccaaaacaattctatggtTCTCTAAACAACCAAAAGCCATCGCTCAGGACAGGCAATCTGCGGGCCCATTTCTTTAGGGAGGAAAGCTGCAGAATTCCCAAGGTTGCCTGAAACGACTGGCTTCTCCTGACACCCACTCTTGGCGGTTTTCATTGGCAGTGTTGGCTTTTTTCCACTTATGTGGGAAATTGTTCCAATGGTAAAACAAGAAATTTCAGATTTTGGTCTATATTTTGACCACTAAAGGCAAGTATTCTGATTTTTGGTAGGAATTAGTAGCAATGACCCAAACATTAGATTATTTACAGTAATAAAGGATACACTCTTACAGCAGAGAAAGGAtgccaaataaaaattaaaagtaaaaacataGTATTCTAAATGTCTTGGTGACACAGACTGAAAACTGAGTGCAGTTTCAGAACATGCTTTAGTTTACCATGGGAGCCAGAGTTTCCATTTATTCTCTGAACACATAAAAAGTTTCCACCTTCATCTCTACCACCCAGAAAAATCATTACTGCTTCAAAAGAAGTCACAGCCATTCCGGTTCTTCTTTCATACCTGCTTTTTGAACTTGAAGTTGAATTCCCACATTGCTTCTTGTCTGTTCCCTTCAAGCTTTTTGCACCAGAAAAGCAGACactgaggtggaaaaaaaaccaaaagaaacacaaaattatGAAACCCCAAGAGGCACCACTTTAAATAAGTTTTAGCAGAGCATAAAGGCTTCCAATTACAAACACAATTACATAGGAGCAGTTAGGAGCTAGTTATTCAAATTATTCATGTTCGAagaacacacacagagcagttTAGGTCTCCCAGTTTCAAGGTGGCCAATTCATCGTGCAACTGGATGATACAACACGTAGCTACTGATGtgctaaacagaaaaatcccaTTGCGCAGTTTGTCCCTTTCATAAAAGGCAGAGATGAGCCGTACagattcaaccacttcccccACCCACCACGAAATCCCACTGAACTGGACTccaaataagaataatgagagGAACAACCTAAAACAGAATAAGGATCAAGGAGAGAATCCAGAGGGAAATGCAGAGACTGATACAGGAGCGGTGAGGTGACAGATGAGAAAGTTCCTGAGCCACTTAAGTGTCAAAAGGAGGTCTTGACATCACTAAGCACTGACTGTCACACTTCAGAGTATAAAAACACCACCAGGTTCGTACAGTTTGATCAGCCTGCTGcctctgttttaaaagaaaatgagaaaagggCCTCAAACAGCATCTCCCGTGCAGACATACACCAAAAGTCTTCCAATTTAACCCGGTTATCACTGTGTGGTCCACAGGATCCATCCCAACACCTGTTCTAGAGCAGGAATCTCGGAGCTCCTGTATTAAACTACGTAGGAAGGAAATTCCCTGCCTACGAGTGAGTAGAAGCAACAAGGCCTCAACAGCCGAGAAAAGAATCAGGCCGGTCAGCCCAGGCATCAGCGAACGCTCCCACACCGCAGGAGCCAGCCCACCACAGCTGGTCTTATCTTCTACCATtgtcagcagcaaaaggaagaactATCTGGGCAAAGAgacagctccccacagccctgacACAATCTCTCCTGCGCTAAGAGAAGACCTGACTGGGTTGCTGGGTGAAGCACAAAATTAATTCCAGGACAGCGTGACCCCAAATGAAACAAAGGCCGAGGCAGCCTCCACCACGGGGGCTCCGTAATTAGAGACTACGGCTGATACGAGACTCTTGACTTCAACTCTGAGTCATGTCCATAAACAAGAGTCCTTAAAGGATCCTTATCTCGACAAACCACATGGAGTGAACAACAAAGCTACATGGAGTCAAGCTCAGAAACATGTGCCAAGTAACCTCCACCAGGGAGGAGGTAGCCCTCAGTTTTTGCCAAtcaaaaaaaccactttttccAGATCTTTTTTTAACTCATGTgagcagcagatgctgctgagTTTAACTCCAGCCTCAGTAGCGTTTGTAATTCACCTGCAGAGACAGCCTGGGCTAGTGACTTGTTTGGTGACAGGAAGTAGTGAAGCACAAAACGGTCAGTACCTCCTAAGGGGCAGAGGATGTCGTCCACGGGTCAGCCGTCCTGCCCTTCAGACGCGCCGTACGGCCTGCCGCTCCACCAAAAATAATGGGGGTGTCTTTAAAGGGCAAACACTTCTGCTGACACCATAACGGCTCCAGTGTCCCACACAAGCTAGgctagggaaagaaaaaaggaaattaaagaggaaaagctAGATTTGAGAACACCCGGGTCTGGGGTGCCACATGCAGTTTACGGAGGCATTTGCCATTAGTTTTAACGACCCGTAAAGGAATAACCAAAGCCCAGGAAAGCAAGAATGTGGGGAGGCAACGTCAGACCCACCTCCGCACCCACTGTGCCGAGTGTTTCTGTGCACGGTAACACAGGCGGAGCTCAGAGCCTTGCGGATGCGGTAGGACAGCAAGACCAGACCCAGGATGGCTCTTTTATGCTCCGAGGGGTGGTGTCAAACCTCTGCTGTTCTAACAAAGCCTCGTCatcatttaatttcctttttaaaaagctggatAACAAAAGACTGCACTTCAAGAATCTTCCCCACGCCGTTAGTACAGTAGCAGCACTAGAGGTGGGCACCAAAGCCGTTATGATGTCAGTGTGAATGCTTCCAAAACGCCGACCCTGCCAGCATCACCCCAGGGTTTCCAGCTCTCACAGACCCAAAGCTAGACTCGGAAGGACTAAGGTTAAGTTGGAATTTCCTAAAAATGTTCTCAGGAAGAGAATGAAGAGTTCTGGATGCAGAGATAAGCCTGCGCACAGAAGTGCGCATtcttctcctgctctgcagcaccacCTGCTTGTGTTGCTGCTCAATGCTCCCCATGccaaatgacttttttttccagtaaccacccagggagaggaagaaaggagggatGTCCCCTACAGAGAGATGAGGTTGCTCTATTTTGCACGGCAAGCACAACTCTTGAACCAAAACCTCTTCAGTTTGGCTCCAAAAACCTCAttcaactgttttttttttactttggagGGTGTAGAACTCACATTGTTGCTTAAGCTGCTCACAGAGTATCAGCCAGTTGcaagttaaaaaccaaacaagagaCGCAGAGGCATTTCAGAGTTAATGGTCCGCAGCAATTAAAGATGGATGGATACGCCAAGCTGGGATAGGGAAGGGAATCACCTGCCCGCACCAGAGACAAACCCTGTGCAGCCCCACACAACCGCAGCCCCAGACCCAAAGCAGACGTTTGCTCTGCGCAGCCGCCAAGCTCACAACCTCGCTACGCTCCCTCACCCAGACACCAGAGACGACGGGTGACCTACAGGAATGCTGCACAAAGTGACGCCCTTTCAGAGGTTATCAGTGTCACTTCGCATCTCTCCGGAGAAAAGATGGATTCTGGCAGACAGCATCAGAATAAAGCAGAAGATATAAAAGCTGATCCtactgcaacctcctttcagcaACAAATTTGcaagagaggaggggagagctgCAAATACCCCGAGCAGTTCTGATATTCAGTGAAGCAAGTGCCTTTTTGCTGATGACAAAAATGTTGTGGTAGGACTTAGGCAGAAAGTACCCAGAAGAATAACTACAACCCTTTGCAGTAGCAACTATACAGACACAAGTAATCtgcatacttttaaaaatcactattCATAATAATAGTCCTACACCCAAGCTTCACTGGccaacatgtttttcttctagaaagagaacaaaaaaaacccagaaagagCAACACCACAGACATATCCAATCTCCTCAGTGATTCCACTTACTCtggaattttttaaagtgctggGAGTACTGTCTGGAATAGCTGGATTCCTGGAGACTCGAGACGCAAAAGGCTCGTACATGTGGTACAGTGACCGGATGACGCACGCACGGAGACAGTGCAGCTTCTCCATGGACTCTGGCCGCAGGCGGAGGGGCAGGTACGCGTCCAGACTGTAGTGCCTGAAAAAACGACAAACCCAACACGTGCTGAAGGGTCAGAATGTCAGAGACACGCTAAGACAAGATCCACGTTCAGAGAAAACCGAACATCCAATGCACCAGAGGACCTCCTGTTAACTCTGAGCACTTCATGGGTGTTGGATGGCTCTCCATGAAATCACCTGAGTCTCAAAGTCTTTCCCTGCATCAGGCAGGTTTCCAGCACACACATCAGCACATCATGCTGCAATTCCCCAATAATTCCTCACAAACAGTTGGCTCAGAGAGACCAGATGGTGTTTTAGCTGCAGATTCCCAGTTTCTCAGGGACTCTTTTTCGCTGAGCCTGACTGCATGCTTGCAGACAACTGGCCAAGTCATCTGAATGTTCACGCTCAAGGGTCACTCTTTGATCAGATGCCAAAAGAGCCTTTGCTGGGGAACTTCACACTAAAAAACAGGGGTGAAGATGACAATGGCTGCTGTTTGCTCTGTACTGCTGCTTGTGCCTCCTGAGCAACAGATatagaaatgtaaagaaaatgttcCATCTTGAAGGATAGTCCAAGTGGCATGCAACAGGACGGAGGGATTTGTTTCAAGTTTTGACCATCTCTTTGCTCTTCTTCTCTCACTTTATTTCTAACTTACTTCTGCCACCGAGACGGCTCCAAAACACCTCAGTTTCTCTCAGGCCACCCTAATTACAGGAAGGTGGCCAGGATCAAAGCTTGAGGTAGGGTGTGAGTCTTCTATCAGGGATGTTTGCCCGCCTTCCAGCAAGGTAACGGCATTGACCTTACTGTAATCACCTTGAGTGATTTACACACAGAACACTGTTACAAACAGGAGTGCGTACGCCATGGCAGGCAGAAAACACACGATGCTTTGAGATTTTATATGGAGCATGCAGGAATACAAAACACAGATCCATTTCTAGATCCAAAGCAGATATGCAAACATTCTAGGACCCTACTGTATAgtgaaatggcctcaagttgcgccaggggaggtttagattggatattgggaaaaaattattcctggaaagggctgctGAGCATGGGAACAGGccgcccagggcagtggtggagtcaccattcctggaagggttggacagacagagatgaggttctcagggacatggggtagtgcaagatttaggttatggttggacttgacgatcttgagggtcttttccaaccaaaaggattctatgaAATATTCCCTTAtttacagctctgcagagagctggtTACTGCTGAAGCCTCCTACCAATAGTTTACAAATTCTCTGGAGTCTCACCTTCTGTAGAGCCTGGTCCAAAAGGCAGCAGTGCAAGTAACAGTCCAGGCTTTCTTGC is part of the Caloenas nicobarica isolate bCalNic1 chromosome 21, bCalNic1.hap1, whole genome shotgun sequence genome and encodes:
- the TMEM183A gene encoding transmembrane protein 183A isoform X2, with translation MWLVTRVGVKSLCGLEASCVPAEEVLSVSGESCDSSDEMDTKESVNGRSVSRKKKSKRHKENPDGGGGEEYPIDIWLLLASYIRPEDIVRFSLICKKAWTVTCTAAFWTRLYRRHYSLDAYLPLRLRPESMEKLHCLRACVIRSLYHMYEPFASRVSRNPAIPDSTPSTLKNSRCLLFWCKKLEGNRQEAMWEFNFKFKKQSPTFKSKCCKGLQPPIQYEEVHTNPDQDCCLLQITTFNFIFVPIVMGMTFTLFTINVSTDMRHHRVRLVFQDAPVRNGKKPRLDQGVQVVLDPVHSVRLLDWWHPQYPFSPKA
- the TMEM183A gene encoding transmembrane protein 183A isoform X1; amino-acid sequence: MAPRGRPAAAAMPRRGARKRLKFRAEDVCSERVTVADYANSDPAVVKSGRVKKAVANAVQQEVKSLCGLEASCVPAEEVLSVSGESCDSSDEMDTKESVNGRSVSRKKKSKRHKENPDGGGGEEYPIDIWLLLASYIRPEDIVRFSLICKKAWTVTCTAAFWTRLYRRHYSLDAYLPLRLRPESMEKLHCLRACVIRSLYHMYEPFASRVSRNPAIPDSTPSTLKNSRCLLFWCKKLEGNRQEAMWEFNFKFKKQSPTFKSKCCKGLQPPIQYEEVHTNPDQDCCLLQITTFNFIFVPIVMGMTFTLFTINVSTDMRHHRVRLVFQDAPVRNGKKPRLDQGVQVVLDPVHSVRLLDWWHPQYPFSPKA